From one Catharus ustulatus isolate bCatUst1 chromosome 1, bCatUst1.pri.v2, whole genome shotgun sequence genomic stretch:
- the PDK4 gene encoding pyruvate dehydrogenase kinase, isozyme 4 yields MKAARIALRSAAPLAGASAGSGRLLQEVEQFSRFSPSPLSIKQLLDFGSTNGCERTSFSFLRQELPVRFANILKEIDLLPDKLLGTPSVKLVKSWYLQSLKELIEFHQKSPDDQKVLSDFIDTLIRVRNRHHDVVPTMAQGIIEYKDTFKVDPVTNQNIQYFLDRFYMSRISTRMLMNQHTLLFDDKSRSGHPRHIGSIDPCCDVVEVVNDAYESSKMLCDQYYLTSPELKLTQVNGKAPGEPISIVYVPSHLFHMLFELFKNSMRATVEFQENSPTLSPIEVTVVLGKEDLAIKISDRGGGVPVRKIERLFSYMYSTAPRPNVDDARNTPLAGFGYGLPISRLYAKYFQGDLNLYSICGYGTDAIIYLKALSTESVEKLPVFNKSASKHYQTTSEADDWCVPSKGPKNMAKQSAAL; encoded by the exons ATGAAGGCCGCCCGGATTGCCCTCCGCAGCGCCGCTCCACTGGCAGGGGCCAGTGCCGGCAGCGGCCGGTTGCTGCAGGAGGTGGAGCAGTTTTCCCGCTTCTCTCCCTCCCCGCTCTCCATCAAGCAGTTGCTGGATTTCG gCTCGACTAATGGATGTGAGAGaacttctttctcatttttgcgACAAGAACTTCCTGTGAGGTTCGCAAATATCCTGAAAGAAATTGATCTTCTTCCCGATAAATTGCTGGGCACTCCATCAGTCAAATTAGTAAAAAGCTG GTACCTCCAAAGCCTAAAGGAGTTGATTGAGTTCCATCAGAAAAGCCCAGATGACCAAAAAGTCTTATCTGA CTTTATAGATACTCTAATTAGAGTCCGAAACAGACATCATGATGTGGTTCCTACAATGGCACAAGGAATAATTGAATACAAAGACACTTTTAAAGTAGATCCTGTCACCAATCAAAACATCCAGTATTTTTTGGATCGTTTTTACATGAGCCGTATTTCCACCCGGATGTTAATGAACCAACATA CTCTTCTTTTTGATGATAAATCTCGCTCGGGACACCCAAGGCACATTGGAAGTATTGATCCTTGCTGTGATGTTGTTGAAGTAGTGAATG atgctTATGAAAGTTCCAAGATGTTGTGTGACCAGTATTACTTAACATCTCCAGAACTGAAACTTACTCAAGTGAACG GGAAAGCTCCAGGAGAACCAATTAGCATTGTATATGTTCCATCTCATCTTTTTCACATGCTTTTTGAGCTCTTTAAG AATTCAATGAGAGCCACTGTTGAATTCCAAGAAAACAGTCCTACCCTTTCTCCAATTGAAGTGACAGTTGTTCTAGGGAAAGAAGACCTGGCAATCAAG ATCTCAGACCGAGGAGGTGGTGTTCCAGTGAGGAAAATTGAGCGGCTGTTTAGCTACATGTATTCCACTGCACCAAGGCCAAATGTGGATGATGCTCGAAATACCCCTCTT GCTGGCTTTGGGTATGGCTTGCCAATTTCTCGTCTCTATGCTAAGTACTTTCAAGGAGATCTAAATCTTTACTCCATATGTGGTTATGGAACAGATGCTATCATCTACTTGAAG GCCTTATCAACAGAATCAGTAGAAAAACTCCCAGTTTTTAACAAATCAGCTTCCAAGCATTACCAGACTACCTCAGAGGCAGATGACTGGTGTGTCCCAAGCAAAGGCCCAAAGAATATGGCAAAGCAGAGTGCAGCTTTGTGA